Proteins found in one Gemmatimonadota bacterium genomic segment:
- a CDS encoding TauD/TfdA family dioxygenase has translation MTETTNYTSLTRSGFGAELGDVDLARLDEAMVKGAVVAFHAAGGLVVIRNQGHIEPSHLRRFVTRFGTPEGNEKYDPAFLVPGFPDILRIGNAKENGKYTALFIQADPPPLLWHMDDSFRHPQPVGSCLFCIRTPPEGGETGFAGMTAAYEDLPDEVKARTDSIRTVHSYNHLNELLRKKNPHRPPLSETLLAQFPPIVRPLVARHPETGRKSLYLPLCHIESVEGMSPAEGSALLNDLQAHATGEDYTYMHRWRPGDLVVWDNRCTLHAPTPFDDTRYERLMFRLTFSGRQIAGF, from the coding sequence ATGACTGAAACTACCAATTACACTTCGCTGACCCGGTCCGGGTTCGGTGCCGAACTCGGGGACGTGGACCTCGCACGGCTCGATGAAGCCATGGTCAAGGGGGCCGTGGTCGCTTTTCACGCGGCGGGTGGACTAGTGGTCATCCGTAACCAGGGACATATCGAACCCTCCCATCTCCGCCGGTTCGTAACCCGGTTCGGGACACCCGAGGGCAACGAGAAATATGATCCGGCCTTCCTGGTTCCGGGGTTCCCCGACATCCTGCGCATCGGGAACGCGAAGGAGAACGGAAAGTACACCGCGCTCTTCATCCAGGCGGACCCGCCGCCGCTGCTGTGGCACATGGACGATTCTTTCCGCCATCCCCAGCCCGTCGGATCCTGCCTGTTCTGCATCCGCACGCCCCCCGAGGGCGGGGAAACGGGCTTCGCGGGCATGACCGCGGCCTATGAGGACCTGCCGGACGAAGTCAAAGCACGCACCGATTCCATCCGGACCGTCCATTCCTACAATCATCTCAACGAACTGCTCAGGAAGAAGAATCCGCACCGGCCGCCGCTTAGCGAAACACTACTGGCACAGTTTCCCCCGATCGTCCGGCCCCTGGTCGCGCGACACCCGGAGACCGGACGAAAGTCCCTCTACCTGCCCCTTTGCCACATCGAATCCGTCGAAGGGATGTCGCCCGCGGAGGGATCGGCACTGCTGAACGATCTGCAGGCCCACGCGACCGGAGAAGACTACACCTACATGCACCGGTGGCGTCCGGGCGATCTGGTGGTCTGGGACAACCGGTGCACGCTGCACGCCCCGACGCCCTTTGACGACACGCGTTACGAACGGCTCATGTTCCGGCTCACCTTCAGTGGACGCCAGATTGCCGGCTTCTGA
- a CDS encoding DSD1 family PLP-dependent enzyme yields the protein MREHTLDEIGTRKEDLDTPVLWVDLDRLENNIRTVGQRLKEAGVDWRPHIKGVKIPAIAHRLLKAGAIGVTCAKLGEAEVMAAGGVEDILIANQVVGPPKYIRLAHLCRQADVKVAVDSDATLEDLGRTAMETGVEVGVLVELNTGMERAGVRPGEPVVELARQVHRTPGLRFRGVMAWEGHACVDEGSDWKHGEIRRAVGDLVDSAEHCRAEGLPCDIVSGGGSGTLSVTPDLEGITEIQAGGAIFNDVMYTLWGVRTDPAIFVHVTVTSRPEPDRLIVDAGFKTVPAWFGMPMPVGVDDVVSVRMSAEHGTVTFTGPNHEIAVGDKLDLMVAYTDVTLFLHDHLYGIRNGVVETVWPILGRGKLR from the coding sequence GTGAGGGAACACACTTTGGACGAGATCGGAACGCGAAAGGAAGATCTGGACACCCCGGTCCTCTGGGTTGACCTGGATCGTCTTGAAAACAACATCCGCACCGTGGGGCAACGGCTGAAGGAAGCCGGCGTGGACTGGCGCCCGCACATCAAGGGGGTCAAGATTCCGGCGATTGCCCACAGGCTGCTGAAGGCCGGCGCTATCGGCGTCACCTGCGCCAAGCTCGGTGAGGCCGAGGTCATGGCCGCGGGCGGCGTCGAGGACATCCTCATCGCCAACCAGGTGGTCGGACCGCCGAAATACATCCGCCTGGCCCATCTCTGCAGGCAGGCGGACGTGAAGGTCGCCGTCGACAGCGACGCCACGCTGGAGGATCTGGGCCGCACCGCGATGGAAACCGGCGTCGAGGTCGGCGTGCTCGTCGAACTGAACACGGGCATGGAGCGGGCCGGCGTCCGGCCCGGCGAACCGGTCGTCGAGCTTGCCCGGCAGGTCCACCGGACCCCCGGCCTGCGTTTCCGGGGGGTCATGGCCTGGGAAGGACACGCCTGCGTGGATGAAGGCTCCGACTGGAAACACGGGGAGATCAGGCGGGCCGTGGGAGATCTCGTGGACTCCGCAGAGCACTGCCGGGCCGAAGGACTGCCCTGCGATATCGTGAGCGGCGGCGGGAGCGGCACGCTGTCGGTCACGCCCGACCTGGAAGGAATCACCGAGATCCAGGCCGGCGGCGCGATCTTCAACGACGTGATGTACACCCTGTGGGGGGTTCGGACCGACCCCGCCATCTTCGTGCACGTCACGGTCACCAGCCGCCCTGAACCGGACCGGCTGATCGTGGACGCCGGGTTCAAGACGGTGCCCGCGTGGTTCGGCATGCCCATGCCGGTGGGCGTCGATGACGTGGTGAGCGTGCGCATGTCCGCGGAACACGGGACCGTGACCTTCACCGGTCCGAATCACGAGATCGCCGTCGGGGACAAACTCGACCTCATGGTGGCGTACACCGACGTCACCCTGTTCCTCCACGACCACCTCTACGGGATCCGCAACGGGGTCGTCGAGACGGTCTGGCCCATTCTCGGCCGCGGAAAACTGCGCTGA
- a CDS encoding arylsulfatase encodes MSRPNVIFIMADQMRGDCMSCDGHPVAETPNLDHLAARGARFPHAYTAVPSCIPARSTVMTGMDQWHTGVLGMGRGQGPIPNDFPHTLAGTLSDAGYATHLVGKGHFTPQRADMGFQSSELDESGRLIAQGLRDEYRRWFDREKRRDISPDDHGVNWNSWIGRPWHTEEYLHPTAWTMSRAIHYIARRDRAKPFFLNVSFARPHSPYVPPAWYFDLYHDRETPTPYIGDWADMHDVPFDATDVNAWHGKQSAARIHRGRAGYYGEISFIDTQIGRLKNWMERHDPAAWSNTWVIFTSDHGDMVGDHHLWRKTYAYEGSARIPLIVCPPAAWDEKVNAPVPDGVAELRDIMPTILDAADVDVPPTVTGQSLLPLMRGKTEGWRDYLHGEHCWCYAPEQEMQYVTDGHRKFIWLPRIDQKQFFDLDEDPGECRNLVGDPAYEEETGKWEGYLVSELEARDCGWVVNGRLHCPDGPLVSPFKDVRYQG; translated from the coding sequence ATGTCCCGTCCCAACGTCATCTTCATCATGGCGGACCAGATGCGCGGCGACTGCATGAGCTGCGACGGACATCCAGTGGCGGAAACACCCAACCTGGACCACCTGGCCGCACGGGGCGCACGGTTTCCCCACGCCTACACGGCGGTCCCTTCCTGTATTCCCGCCCGTTCGACCGTGATGACCGGCATGGACCAGTGGCACACCGGCGTTCTCGGTATGGGACGGGGACAGGGACCGATACCCAACGACTTCCCCCATACCCTGGCCGGCACACTGTCGGACGCGGGATATGCCACCCACCTGGTCGGGAAGGGCCACTTCACGCCGCAGCGGGCGGACATGGGCTTTCAGTCATCGGAACTGGACGAGTCCGGCCGCCTGATCGCCCAGGGCCTGCGGGACGAGTACCGCCGGTGGTTCGACCGGGAGAAACGGCGCGACATCTCGCCTGACGATCACGGGGTCAACTGGAACTCTTGGATCGGGCGTCCCTGGCATACGGAGGAATACCTCCATCCGACGGCCTGGACCATGAGCCGGGCGATCCATTACATCGCGCGGCGCGACCGCGCGAAACCCTTCTTCCTCAACGTCAGCTTCGCCCGGCCCCATTCGCCCTACGTGCCGCCCGCATGGTACTTCGACCTGTACCACGACCGGGAGACCCCGACGCCGTACATCGGCGACTGGGCGGACATGCACGACGTGCCCTTCGACGCCACGGACGTGAATGCCTGGCACGGGAAGCAGTCGGCCGCGCGCATCCATCGCGGCCGGGCCGGGTACTACGGGGAGATTTCCTTCATCGACACGCAGATCGGCCGGCTCAAGAACTGGATGGAACGGCACGATCCGGCGGCCTGGTCCAACACCTGGGTCATCTTCACGTCCGACCACGGAGACATGGTGGGCGACCACCATCTCTGGCGCAAGACCTATGCCTACGAGGGCAGCGCGAGGATTCCGCTGATCGTCTGCCCGCCGGCTGCCTGGGACGAAAAGGTCAACGCTCCCGTTCCGGACGGCGTGGCCGAACTCCGCGACATCATGCCCACGATCCTGGACGCGGCCGACGTGGACGTGCCGCCCACGGTGACAGGACAAAGCCTCCTCCCACTTATGCGGGGGAAAACCGAAGGCTGGCGAGACTACCTGCATGGCGAGCATTGCTGGTGCTACGCGCCTGAACAGGAGATGCAGTACGTGACGGACGGCCACCGGAAGTTCATCTGGCTGCCGCGAATCGATCAGAAGCAATTCTTCGACCTGGACGAGGATCCCGGCGAGTGCCGCAACCTGGTGGGCGACCCCGCCTATGAAGAAGAAACAGGAAAGTGGGAAGGGTATCTCGTGTCGGAGCTCGAGGCGCGAGACTGCGGATGGGTCGTGAACGGCCGGCTGCACTGCCCGGACGGACCTCTGGTATCCCCTTTCAAAGACGTTCGGTACCAGGGTTGA